One Panicum virgatum strain AP13 chromosome 3N, P.virgatum_v5, whole genome shotgun sequence DNA segment encodes these proteins:
- the LOC120667553 gene encoding uncharacterized protein LOC120667553: MYTTNCDRYGGPGFPPLPRLTVSKVLQYLYLASAWVACAGVAAGTVARRALGDESPVTYAFLKVSIGALVFPVLIVLVVTLRLLRAMCVAGFGLSLRTVAREVQIHSRKMFGALTWKVLLDPAAVVLLVSFLFFLLFGVGVLVLGGLLPVQESQRERIGSALFDTGVLGAMGMSCFVIIPSFALKIWRSK, from the exons GGttccctcccctcccgcgcCTCACCGTGTCCAAGGTTCTGCAGTACCTGTACCTCGCGAGCGCGTGGGTCGCCTGCGCGGGCGTGGCCGCCGGGACCGTCGCGCGTCGGGCCCTGGGCGATGAGTCCCCGGTGACCTACGCGTTCCTCAAGGTCTCGATCGGAGCCCTCGTCTTCCCCGTGCTGATCGTCCTCGTCGTCACCCTGCGGCTCCTGCGCGCCATGTGCGTGGCGGGGTTCGGGCTGTCGCTCCGCACCGTCGCCAGGGAGGTTCAGATCCATTCCCGGAAG ATGTTTGGAGCATTAACTTGGAAGGTGCTGCTGGACCCTGCTGCAGTTGTGTTGCTCGTgtctttccttttcttcctgcTGTTTGGAGTAGGCGTTCTGGTGCTTGGGGGGCTGTTACCTGTGCAGGAATCTCAGAGGGAAAGGATTGGTTCTGCACTCTTTGATACAGGGGTATTGGGTGCCATGGGAATGTCTTGCTTTGTCATCATACCCAGTTTTGCACTAAAGATCTGGAGGAGCAAATAG